The genomic window ATCGCCAGCCAATTTTAGAAAAATGCCTGCGTGCCTTGGAGATGCAGCAACTGAGTGCATCAACTGTTTTAGGTGATTATGAAGTTGTCTTAGTAGATGATGGTTCTACTGACGGTACATTAGATTGGTTAGCCGCACACAAAGAAGAGTTTTCCCGTGTGCGCTGGTTTGAGCAAGACCATGCAGGGCCTGCGGCGGCTCGTAATTTGGGTGTAGAACAGGCACAAGGGGACATCATTATATTTATAGATAGTGATTTAGTCGTCCTGGAAAATTTCCTGCAAGCTCATGCAGACGCTTTAGTGCAGGGTCAAGAGAAATTAGCAAGCGATCGCTTTTTTACCTACGGTGCTGTCATTAATACTTGCAATTTCGACAATCCCACCGCCGAACCCTATAAAATCACAGATTTCTCCGCCGCGTTTTTCGCTACAGGGAACGTCGCCATCCCTAAGCATTGGTTAAAAGAAGCCGGATTGTTTGACACTGGTTTTAAACTCTACGGCTGGGAAGACTTAGAACTCGGTGTCAGACTGAAAAATCTCGGATTAAAACTCATTAAATGTCCAGCCGCCGTTGGTTATCACTGGCATCCGGCATTTAACTTAGATCAAATTCCCAACTTAATCGATAAAGAAATTCAACGCGGTCGCATGGGCGTTTTATTTTATCAAAAACACCCCACATGGGAAGTCAAAATGATGATTCAAATGACTTGGTTTCATCGTTTGCTGTGGGGAATCCTTTCACTCAACGGCGCATTAAATGAACGGACAATGACCCCGTTTTTACAATGGTTGATTAATTTAGGTAAGCCACAGCTAGCTTTAGAAATTGCCCGAATTTTTCTCAACTGGTACAACGTCAAGGGTGTATATGAGGCTTATGGTCAATTGAGTGGGCAGTAGGAAGTCTTAGTAGGTTGGGTTACTCTCCGAGACGCTACGCGAACGCTGTAGGGTTATAGGATCAAATTTTTCTGCGATCGCGATTTATGATTCTAATTTAGAAACTCGCGCCTCTAAGTTATTAACTTGTTGCTTTAATTCGACTACTAAAGTTGCTAGCCTATCAAACAT from Nostoc sp. UHCC 0870 includes these protein-coding regions:
- a CDS encoding glycosyltransferase family 2 protein; translation: MGSSVVGETVFISVVIPTYNRQPILEKCLRALEMQQLSASTVLGDYEVVLVDDGSTDGTLDWLAAHKEEFSRVRWFEQDHAGPAAARNLGVEQAQGDIIIFIDSDLVVLENFLQAHADALVQGQEKLASDRFFTYGAVINTCNFDNPTAEPYKITDFSAAFFATGNVAIPKHWLKEAGLFDTGFKLYGWEDLELGVRLKNLGLKLIKCPAAVGYHWHPAFNLDQIPNLIDKEIQRGRMGVLFYQKHPTWEVKMMIQMTWFHRLLWGILSLNGALNERTMTPFLQWLINLGKPQLALEIARIFLNWYNVKGVYEAYGQLSGQ